From one Candidatus Cetobacterium colombiensis genomic stretch:
- the nikB gene encoding nickel ABC transporter permease — translation MYKYIVKRILLLIPVLLGVSFLVFTIMSFTPGDPAQLILGESAPKEAVAQLRLEMGLNDPFIVQYLRFVKNAVVGNFGQSYTTGREVFGEIFSRFPNTLILAVLGIIIAVCIGIPLGIISATRQYTLIDSVSMIGALLGVSMPVFWLGLMLILTFSVNLRWLPSGGFDGLKSLILPSLTLGVGSAAIITRMTRSSMLEVIRQDYIRTARAKGVAEKVVINKHALKNALIPVITVVGLQFGGLLGGAVLTESVYSWPGVGRMMVDAIRQKDTPTVLASVIFLAVTFSIVNLAVDILYAYVDPRIKSQYK, via the coding sequence ATGTACAAATATATAGTAAAAAGAATACTATTATTAATACCTGTATTGTTAGGAGTTTCATTTTTAGTATTTACAATAATGTCATTTACACCAGGAGATCCAGCTCAATTGATTTTAGGGGAAAGTGCACCAAAAGAAGCAGTAGCACAATTAAGATTAGAAATGGGATTAAATGATCCTTTTATTGTTCAGTACTTAAGATTTGTTAAAAATGCCGTAGTTGGAAATTTTGGACAATCTTATACAACTGGAAGAGAAGTTTTTGGAGAAATTTTTTCAAGATTTCCAAATACATTAATTTTAGCAGTTTTAGGAATAATTATAGCTGTTTGTATAGGAATTCCTTTAGGGATAATTTCGGCAACAAGACAGTATACTTTAATTGATAGTGTTAGTATGATAGGAGCATTACTAGGTGTATCGATGCCTGTTTTCTGGCTAGGACTAATGTTAATTTTAACATTTTCAGTTAATTTAAGATGGTTACCTTCTGGAGGATTTGATGGATTAAAAAGTTTGATATTACCATCATTAACTTTAGGAGTGGGATCAGCAGCCATAATTACTCGTATGACTCGTTCTTCTATGTTGGAAGTTATAAGACAGGATTATATAAGAACAGCAAGAGCAAAAGGAGTTGCAGAAAAAGTAGTTATAAATAAACATGCTTTAAAAAATGCTTTAATTCCTGTAATAACTGTTGTAGGATTGCAGTTTGGAGGTTTATTAGGGGGAGCAGTATTGACAGAGTCAGTTTATTCATGGCCTGGTGTAGGAAGAATGATGGTTGATGCCATTAGACAAAAAGATACACCAACAGTTTTAGCATCTGTAATATTCTTGGCAGTGACATTTAGTATAGTTAACTTAGCAGTTGATATACTTTACGCTTATGTTGATCCAAGAATAAAATCGCAATACAAATAG
- a CDS encoding ABC transporter ATP-binding protein has product MADKILEVKNLKKYFNTPKGLLHAVDGVTFSIERGKTLGVVGESGCGKSTTGRVVLRLLEATDGEIIFEGKNIRDYGKSEMVKLREEMQIIFQDPYASLNPRMTISEIIAEPLIIHKKCKNKQELQEKVAKLMETVGLSERLTNTYPHELDGGRRQRIGIARALALNPKFIVCDEPVSALDVSIQAQVLNLMKDLQEEFGLTYMFITHDLSVVKHFSDDIAVMYLGELVEKAPAKELFKNPVHPYTRALLSAIPVPSIKHKMNRERLKGEITSPINPGVGCRFRKRCSMALPECGDSTPVLKEVSPGHFYACHLVDKEKKD; this is encoded by the coding sequence ATGGCAGATAAAATATTAGAGGTAAAAAATTTAAAAAAATATTTTAATACTCCAAAAGGGCTCCTACACGCCGTAGACGGAGTTACATTTTCTATAGAAAGAGGGAAAACTCTAGGTGTAGTTGGAGAATCGGGATGCGGAAAATCTACAACTGGAAGAGTTGTTTTAAGATTATTAGAAGCAACAGATGGAGAGATAATTTTTGAAGGAAAAAATATAAGAGATTATGGGAAAAGTGAAATGGTAAAATTGAGAGAAGAGATGCAAATAATATTTCAAGATCCATATGCTTCTTTAAATCCTAGAATGACAATTAGTGAGATAATAGCAGAGCCTTTAATAATACATAAAAAATGTAAAAACAAACAAGAGTTACAAGAAAAAGTAGCTAAGTTAATGGAAACTGTTGGTTTAAGTGAAAGATTGACAAATACTTATCCTCATGAACTAGATGGAGGAAGAAGACAAAGAATAGGAATAGCAAGAGCTTTAGCTTTAAATCCAAAGTTTATTGTTTGTGATGAACCAGTATCTGCTTTAGATGTATCAATTCAAGCTCAGGTACTTAATCTAATGAAAGATTTACAAGAAGAATTTGGATTGACATATATGTTTATAACTCATGATTTATCTGTAGTAAAACATTTCTCGGATGATATAGCTGTAATGTATTTAGGTGAACTTGTAGAAAAGGCACCAGCAAAAGAATTGTTTAAAAATCCAGTTCATCCTTATACAAGAGCTTTATTATCAGCAATTCCAGTTCCTAGTATAAAACATAAAATGAATAGAGAAAGACTAAAGGGAGAAATCACGTCTCCAATAAATCCAGGGGTAGGATGTAGATTTAGAAAAAGATGTAGTATGGCGCTTCCAGAATGTGGAGATTCTACTCCAGTATTAAAAGAGGTTTCACCAGGACATTTTTATGCATGTCATTTAGTTGATAAAGAAAAAAAAGATTAA
- a CDS encoding ABC transporter ATP-binding protein has product MEKLLNIKNLSINYETNDEKVLAVTELEIELGEGETLGLVGETGAGKTTTALGIMRLVPNPPGKILSGEINFQGRNLLTVSEEEMRAIRGRQISMIFQDPMTSLNPVLTVGDQIAEVIQIHEKLSTKDAMEKASEMLELVGIPGNRLNDYPHQFSGGMKQRVVIAIALACNPKLLIADEPTTALDVTIQAQVLDLMNDLKEKLKTSMLLITHDLGVVAQVCDKVAIMYAGEIVESGTLYDIFENPKHPYTHGLFDSIPNLDEEVTRLKPIKGLMPDPTDLPSGCRFHPRCPYAQEKCSKINPKITNENGHKVKCLAYEGLINVPELQGGRNGR; this is encoded by the coding sequence ATGGAAAAATTACTTAATATAAAAAATTTATCTATAAATTATGAAACAAATGATGAAAAAGTATTGGCTGTAACAGAATTAGAAATAGAATTAGGTGAAGGAGAAACTTTAGGACTAGTTGGTGAAACTGGAGCTGGAAAAACAACAACAGCTTTGGGTATAATGAGATTGGTTCCTAATCCACCTGGAAAAATATTATCAGGTGAAATTAATTTTCAAGGAAGAAATTTATTAACAGTTTCAGAAGAGGAAATGAGAGCTATAAGAGGAAGACAAATAAGTATGATATTCCAAGATCCGATGACTTCTTTAAATCCAGTGTTAACAGTTGGAGATCAAATTGCAGAAGTTATACAAATCCATGAGAAACTATCAACAAAGGATGCAATGGAAAAAGCTAGTGAAATGCTTGAATTAGTTGGAATTCCAGGGAATAGATTAAATGATTATCCACATCAGTTTTCTGGTGGAATGAAACAAAGGGTGGTTATAGCTATAGCATTAGCATGTAATCCAAAATTATTGATAGCAGATGAGCCTACGACAGCACTAGATGTAACTATCCAAGCACAAGTTTTAGATTTGATGAATGATTTAAAAGAAAAATTAAAAACATCAATGTTATTAATAACTCATGATTTAGGAGTAGTTGCACAAGTTTGTGATAAAGTAGCTATTATGTATGCAGGAGAAATTGTTGAGTCAGGAACTTTATATGATATATTTGAAAATCCAAAGCATCCATATACACATGGATTATTTGACTCGATACCTAACTTAGATGAGGAAGTTACTAGATTAAAACCAATAAAAGGACTAATGCCAGATCCTACAGATTTACCATCAGGTTGTAGATTCCATCCTAGATGTCCATATGCTCAAGAAAAATGTTCTAAAATAAATCCAAAAATAACTAACGAAAATGGACATAAGGTTAAATGTTTAGCATATGAAGGTTTAATAAATGTACCAGAGCTACAGGGAGGAAGAAATGGCAGATAA
- the nikC gene encoding nickel transporter permease, whose product MKNENVGKKRSQWAELWKNLKRNKMALLGLIIIVIIVLLAIFADQIANYDQVVIKQNLRMRLKPPSAQHWLGTDEFGRDIFARLVHGARVSLKVGILAVGIAIAIGGFLGAVAGYYGGKLDNIIMRIMDIFLAVPSILLAIAIVSALGPNLLNLMIAVSISSVPRYARIVRASVLSIRDQEFIEAARAIGANDARIICRHIIPNSLAPVIVQGTLGVAGAILSTAGLSFIGLGIQPPAPEWGSMLSGGRQYLRYAWWVTTFPGVSIMITILSLNLLGDGLRDALDPRLKQ is encoded by the coding sequence ATAAAAAATGAAAATGTAGGAAAGAAAAGAAGCCAATGGGCAGAATTATGGAAAAATTTAAAAAGAAATAAAATGGCTTTATTGGGATTGATAATAATAGTGATAATAGTATTGCTTGCTATATTTGCGGATCAAATTGCAAATTATGATCAAGTGGTAATAAAGCAAAATTTAAGAATGAGATTAAAACCACCTTCAGCACAACATTGGTTAGGGACAGATGAATTTGGAAGAGATATATTTGCTAGATTAGTTCATGGTGCTAGGGTATCGTTGAAAGTAGGTATATTAGCAGTAGGTATAGCTATAGCAATTGGTGGATTTTTAGGAGCTGTAGCAGGGTATTATGGTGGGAAATTAGATAATATAATAATGAGAATTATGGATATATTTTTAGCAGTCCCAAGTATCCTTTTAGCTATTGCAATAGTTTCAGCTTTAGGTCCAAATCTTTTAAACTTAATGATAGCTGTAAGTATATCATCAGTACCAAGATATGCTAGAATAGTAAGAGCATCGGTTTTATCTATAAGAGATCAGGAATTTATTGAAGCTGCAAGAGCAATAGGAGCAAATGATGCAAGAATAATATGTAGACATATTATTCCAAACTCTTTAGCACCAGTAATAGTACAAGGAACTTTAGGTGTTGCTGGAGCAATACTGTCAACAGCAGGACTAAGCTTTATTGGATTAGGGATACAACCACCTGCACCTGAATGGGGTTCAATGTTATCTGGAGGAAGACAATATTTAAGATATGCATGGTGGGTAACAACGTTCCCAGGAGTCTCAATAATGATAACAATTTTATCACTAAATCTTTTAGGAGATGGATTAAGAGATGCATTAGATCCAAGATTAAAACAATAA